In Bacillus horti, a single genomic region encodes these proteins:
- a CDS encoding YtoQ family protein: protein MRLTVYLAGHVHSDWRNDFRKLARSHDLPIDFVGPMENHDRSDDIGEEILGEQPNPILKDEAASQINNLRTQVLLNKADVVVALFGTSYKQWNTAMDASAAITLGKPLILIRPGELHHALKELSNKAQVVVQTPEQAIEALAYIFATE from the coding sequence ATGCGTTTAACCGTATATCTAGCTGGTCACGTTCACAGTGACTGGCGTAATGACTTTAGAAAGCTCGCTCGTTCTCATGATCTACCTATCGATTTCGTCGGTCCCATGGAAAACCATGATCGTTCTGATGATATAGGAGAAGAGATTTTAGGTGAACAGCCAAACCCTATTCTTAAAGACGAAGCTGCATCTCAAATCAATAATCTGAGAACACAGGTGTTGTTAAATAAAGCTGATGTGGTTGTGGCTTTATTCGGTACATCCTATAAGCAATGGAATACTGCGATGGATGCCAGTGCAGCCATAACGTTAGGGAAGCCCCTAATTCTTATCCGCCCTGGTGAGCTTCATCACGCTCTTAAAGAACTATCTAACAAAGCACAGGTTGTCGTCCAAACACCAGAACAAGCGATTGAAGCGCTAGCTTACATTTTTGCTACCGAATAA
- a CDS encoding transglycosylase domain-containing protein encodes MSKKKKKKINIKVVTLSVIGVFFLVGIVLAAFMGFILVQNYEIDETKLEMMEATILFDQQGNEATKLYTQNREYVSIDQMPQELLDAFVTIEDQRFYEHGGIDFRAIARALYRDIIARSFVEGGSTITQQLAKNVFLSHEKKLLRKTEEVLIAINLEKQYTKDEILEMYLNYIYFGHGAHGISAAAQVYFNKEVEDLNLTEIGLLAALPRGPGLYSPFIEGNEERSEQRRKLVIREMYNQGRISEADRDEALEAPLELTEVSNSSNPAMDTFIDMVIREAQNRLDVTQDDIFTGGYKIYTTLDMKAQEAMYEAINKDSAASAELFPESSADQIIQGSMVIMDHSTGGVSAVIGGRDYVRTGTNRATANVRSPGSTFKPIAAYAPALEMGWNPYDLIVDEQMSFGNYSPRNYDNVYRGRVTMIDAIRQSYNIPAVWTLNEIGVDRGVQSANDFGIENLNRELGIALGGSVQTSPMGMATAFGVFANEGVKIEPYMIERIVDRNGREVYTNQLNHTQVISAQSAWYMTKMLQRVVQDGTGTRGQLSHDIAAKTGTTQGAFGNGGATDAWFVGYTPKYVAAVWMGYDSVSENHIMQTSGGNHPARVFKYVMDRVLEGQEPLRFQRPEGVSELVPPVRLQPIQDLQAFLNVTWDMEVSVDLDFTPNEDDRVGYRIYRLTPGTEDRQMLAEIGKGELVDGRRWSDTNVSFNDLQNYQVVPYNMDTGQEGDASNVASVQINPGQFEGREGVEYDDDFAEWLQDLIDSFNGGGNNGQGNDEEEENEGNENGNGNGNNGNGDGNGPPDHSNGNPDNGDGEETPDDQEEEPSSGDGEPPEGEEESDEEVDGNNG; translated from the coding sequence ATGAGTAAGAAAAAGAAGAAGAAGATAAATATAAAGGTCGTTACGTTATCCGTTATCGGCGTCTTCTTTTTAGTAGGAATAGTGTTAGCTGCTTTTATGGGATTTATTTTAGTCCAAAATTATGAAATAGATGAAACAAAGCTAGAAATGATGGAAGCTACTATTTTGTTTGATCAACAAGGCAATGAGGCTACCAAGCTTTATACGCAAAATAGAGAGTATGTAAGTATTGATCAAATGCCGCAAGAGCTTTTAGACGCTTTTGTTACGATTGAAGATCAGAGGTTTTATGAGCATGGTGGTATTGATTTTAGAGCCATTGCTCGAGCATTATATAGAGATATTATCGCTAGAAGCTTTGTTGAAGGTGGAAGTACAATTACACAGCAGCTGGCAAAAAATGTGTTTCTATCACACGAAAAGAAGCTGCTTAGAAAAACAGAAGAGGTTCTTATTGCCATTAACCTAGAGAAGCAATATACCAAGGATGAAATCCTTGAGATGTATTTAAACTATATTTATTTTGGTCATGGAGCTCATGGTATTTCTGCCGCTGCTCAGGTCTATTTTAATAAAGAGGTGGAAGATCTAAATTTAACTGAAATAGGTTTACTAGCCGCCCTACCAAGAGGTCCGGGACTGTATTCACCTTTTATTGAAGGAAACGAAGAGAGAAGTGAACAGCGCCGAAAGCTAGTTATACGTGAAATGTATAATCAGGGGCGAATTTCAGAGGCAGATAGAGACGAAGCACTTGAAGCACCTTTAGAATTAACTGAAGTAAGCAATTCATCGAACCCAGCGATGGATACATTCATTGATATGGTCATTAGAGAAGCGCAAAATCGCCTAGATGTGACTCAAGACGACATTTTTACTGGTGGTTATAAAATCTATACCACTTTAGATATGAAAGCCCAGGAAGCGATGTACGAGGCAATCAACAAGGATAGTGCTGCCTCAGCTGAGCTTTTTCCTGAATCAAGTGCAGATCAAATAATTCAGGGAAGTATGGTCATCATGGATCATTCCACAGGTGGGGTTTCAGCGGTTATAGGTGGTCGTGATTATGTACGGACTGGAACTAACAGAGCAACGGCTAATGTTCGTTCTCCAGGTTCCACGTTTAAGCCTATTGCTGCTTACGCTCCTGCCTTAGAAATGGGCTGGAATCCGTATGATCTGATTGTGGATGAGCAAATGTCCTTTGGAAACTATTCACCTAGAAACTATGATAATGTCTATCGTGGAAGAGTAACGATGATTGACGCGATAAGACAGTCCTATAATATCCCTGCTGTATGGACACTTAATGAGATTGGGGTAGACCGAGGTGTTCAATCTGCTAATGATTTTGGAATTGAAAATTTAAATCGTGAGCTAGGGATCGCTCTAGGAGGAAGTGTTCAAACTAGTCCAATGGGAATGGCTACAGCGTTTGGTGTTTTTGCTAATGAAGGGGTTAAGATTGAGCCATACATGATTGAACGTATTGTTGACCGTAATGGTCGCGAGGTTTATACCAATCAGCTAAACCATACACAGGTTATATCTGCTCAATCGGCTTGGTATATGACGAAAATGCTACAACGAGTAGTGCAGGATGGAACAGGAACACGTGGGCAATTAAGCCATGATATTGCAGCCAAAACGGGAACGACTCAAGGAGCGTTTGGTAATGGTGGAGCTACGGATGCCTGGTTTGTAGGATATACCCCTAAGTATGTTGCTGCTGTTTGGATGGGGTATGATTCTGTAAGTGAAAATCATATCATGCAGACTTCAGGGGGGAATCATCCAGCACGTGTATTCAAATATGTAATGGATCGTGTATTAGAGGGGCAGGAGCCTCTTAGATTCCAGAGACCAGAGGGTGTTAGTGAGCTAGTTCCTCCAGTTCGTTTACAGCCAATTCAGGATTTACAGGCATTTTTAAATGTTACCTGGGATATGGAGGTTTCTGTAGATCTAGATTTCACACCAAATGAAGATGATCGTGTCGGCTACCGAATCTATCGTCTGACTCCTGGCACAGAAGATAGACAAATGCTTGCTGAGATTGGTAAAGGAGAGCTTGTCGATGGAAGACGTTGGTCAGATACGAACGTATCCTTTAATGACCTGCAAAACTATCAGGTGGTTCCATATAATATGGATACTGGACAAGAAGGAGACGCATCTAACGTAGCTTCTGTTCAAATTAATCCTGGACAGTTTGAAGGCAGAGAGGGAGTAGAGTACGATGATGACTTTGCGGAATGGCTTCAGGATCTAATTGATAGCTTTAATGGTGGCGGAAACAATGGTCAAGGGAATGATGAGGAAGAAGAGAACGAGGGTAACGAGAATGGTAACGGCAATGGAAACAATGGCAACGGAGATGGAAATGGTCCGCCAGATCATTCAAACGGAAACCCTGATAACGGTGATGGAGAGGAAACACCAGATGATCAAGAGGAAGAGCCAAGCAGTGGTGATGGCGAGCCTCCAGAGGGTGAAGAAGAGTCTGATGAAGAAGTTGACGGAAATAACGGTTAA
- a CDS encoding toast rack family protein, which yields MMIQRKLSVGMAMLFVAIVLVGCTTTNITSTGDEQTETHQLERLDNAVEKVDVELEVGIGELHVGATSEYFLDGTFTSDPKQLLPVVKSEQKGSGHKLSLSPEKSVSVSNVKGLKNTWNMQLQENLPYSFDVDFGVGKGELDFSGFTELQSVYLDLGVGDVTADFSGTYTSPVEVKMDAGVGKSTVYISDEIGAIFKVSSGIGSFQHNLQYNEELKAYVNGAYDETKHNITFKVNMGVGMVEVKVK from the coding sequence ATGATGATTCAAAGAAAATTAAGTGTTGGTATGGCTATGCTGTTTGTTGCTATAGTCTTGGTAGGGTGTACAACGACAAATATTACGAGTACGGGGGATGAGCAGACTGAGACCCACCAGCTTGAGAGGCTTGATAACGCCGTAGAAAAGGTTGACGTAGAGCTTGAGGTTGGAATAGGTGAGCTACACGTAGGCGCTACTTCAGAGTATTTTTTAGATGGGACATTTACTTCTGATCCAAAGCAGCTACTACCCGTTGTAAAAAGTGAGCAAAAGGGGAGTGGGCATAAGCTGTCGTTATCTCCTGAGAAATCGGTGAGTGTTTCTAATGTGAAAGGATTAAAAAATACTTGGAACATGCAATTACAGGAGAATCTTCCTTATTCCTTTGATGTTGATTTTGGTGTAGGGAAGGGAGAGCTTGATTTTTCAGGCTTTACTGAGTTACAGTCTGTTTATTTAGATCTTGGTGTTGGAGATGTAACAGCTGACTTTAGCGGAACTTATACGAGTCCAGTTGAAGTGAAGATGGATGCAGGTGTAGGAAAATCTACTGTGTATATTTCTGATGAGATAGGTGCTATTTTTAAGGTATCAAGTGGGATAGGAAGCTTTCAGCACAATCTCCAGTATAACGAGGAGTTAAAAGCGTATGTGAATGGTGCGTATGATGAAACAAAGCATAACATAACGTTTAAGGTTAATATGGGTGTTGGAATGGTTGAAGTGAAGGTAAAATAA
- a CDS encoding efflux RND transporter permease subunit: MLSLTKFSLKNPAAIIILCVLLAGLGVFSFTTLKTDLLPDIEFPELSVTVVYPGASPQDVQEKITAVLEEQFGAVEGIESVTGQSFESLSRLQLAFPLDSDMEKVTVQVNELMNAAQLPDSITTRVDQFSFDALPVINLALFSKDQGTGIEAWAEEVLRPELQRIQGVSQVALSGMTNAYLDMQVNKELANQLGLSLSQIQEVIEAAFFSFPAGSVEEDSLLIPIRLEQKIETLDELKALTVLSPVRNEGVALDELVTFNEVTEQNEISRYNLQDALSLSIIKKQDINTVQVVEQVLETLNYYDDTIEYAVSFDQAAGIKSSIKGLIEKGLFGALFASLAVLLFLRNLRATMIAVLSIPLSLLIAAIFLKWWGVTLNVMSLAGMTVAVGRVVDDSIIVIENIYRKTKLDPNGDKKEHTILGTKEMLNPIISSTLTSIVVFLPLGLVGGITGAFFMPFALTVVVALLASLFVAITLVPILAKVSFIKLEEDHKDGWMVRLYEKLIKGALKYKALVCILAVLLLIPTLLLAQNLGFVFLPNETQKIVKADIQLPASTPVQETNQAVQRLEEYVIANKERYPNTFISIGSYDYMSGVTRSNQAELLIELASESKLELAIEELQAEFERILDDDNENTVVNVQELQTNGPPTNNNIDIDLFSNDMDKLAEAAQMVEELMLQRDDVKYVINNMEDKQQQWTVHLDAQRINELGVSPFMILGMVNEQLAPIELDSYTLDGTEQKLRIAYDRALEGKEELESLRFFTQEGLVQLNDLAEVREELTPTSIQSLNQRTFARVSAQIIGDDLFGVSGAVSEAVRQLDLPEGVSLESGGGSDETLQTIQDLIVAITIAVGLVYLTMLVFFGKARVPFIILTSILFVPIGSILALLLVNEPMSMSAMIGLLMLVGIVVTNAIVLVDRINQNRAAGMRMNDALVEAGKTRLRPILMTALATIAALLPLAFATPEGGLISKGLALVVIGGLTTSTLLTLIFVPVIYSLAFYKESKLER, from the coding sequence TTGCTATCATTGACGAAATTTAGCTTAAAGAATCCTGCAGCTATTATTATTCTGTGTGTCTTATTAGCAGGCTTAGGTGTTTTTTCTTTTACAACATTAAAAACAGATTTATTACCGGACATTGAATTTCCAGAGCTTTCCGTTACTGTTGTATACCCGGGAGCATCCCCACAGGACGTGCAAGAGAAGATTACAGCTGTGCTTGAAGAGCAATTTGGAGCTGTAGAAGGTATTGAATCAGTAACAGGACAGTCTTTTGAAAGCTTGTCACGATTACAGCTTGCTTTTCCTCTTGATTCAGATATGGAAAAAGTAACTGTTCAGGTCAATGAGCTTATGAATGCTGCACAACTACCTGATAGTATCACAACAAGAGTCGATCAATTTTCCTTTGATGCCCTTCCAGTGATTAATCTTGCTTTGTTTTCTAAAGATCAGGGAACTGGAATAGAAGCATGGGCAGAAGAAGTACTACGACCTGAGCTTCAGCGTATTCAGGGAGTGAGCCAGGTTGCTCTCAGTGGAATGACCAATGCCTATCTTGATATGCAGGTCAATAAGGAGCTGGCCAATCAATTAGGTCTATCTCTTAGTCAGATTCAAGAAGTAATCGAAGCTGCTTTTTTCTCCTTCCCTGCAGGTTCAGTAGAGGAAGATAGCCTTCTGATTCCCATTCGACTAGAGCAAAAAATAGAAACATTAGATGAACTGAAGGCACTAACTGTACTCTCACCCGTTAGGAATGAAGGGGTAGCGTTAGATGAACTGGTTACTTTTAACGAGGTTACAGAGCAGAACGAGATTAGTCGCTACAATTTACAGGATGCATTATCCCTCTCCATTATTAAGAAACAGGATATCAATACCGTTCAAGTTGTGGAGCAGGTTCTAGAAACACTAAACTATTATGATGATACGATAGAATATGCAGTGTCCTTTGATCAGGCAGCGGGGATCAAGTCATCAATAAAAGGACTGATTGAAAAAGGACTATTTGGTGCACTTTTTGCTTCACTTGCTGTTTTGCTTTTTCTAAGAAATCTGAGAGCAACGATGATTGCAGTGCTATCGATACCCCTTTCCCTATTAATTGCTGCCATTTTTCTAAAGTGGTGGGGGGTCACACTAAATGTGATGAGCTTAGCTGGTATGACTGTAGCGGTAGGACGCGTAGTAGATGATAGTATTATCGTTATAGAAAATATCTATCGTAAAACAAAATTAGATCCTAATGGAGATAAAAAAGAGCATACCATATTAGGTACAAAAGAAATGTTAAATCCGATTATTTCCTCGACGCTTACGTCCATTGTGGTTTTCCTGCCTCTTGGTCTAGTAGGTGGTATTACAGGTGCGTTCTTTATGCCTTTTGCTTTAACTGTAGTTGTTGCGCTATTAGCTTCTTTGTTTGTGGCGATTACCTTAGTTCCAATATTAGCGAAGGTATCCTTTATTAAGCTGGAGGAGGATCATAAGGACGGCTGGATGGTTAGACTTTATGAAAAATTAATTAAGGGTGCGCTTAAGTATAAGGCTCTTGTCTGTATATTAGCTGTTCTCTTACTTATTCCTACACTGCTCTTAGCACAGAATTTAGGCTTTGTTTTCCTACCAAATGAAACACAGAAAATAGTAAAGGCAGATATTCAACTTCCTGCGTCTACTCCTGTTCAAGAAACGAATCAGGCGGTTCAAAGGCTAGAGGAATATGTGATAGCAAATAAAGAACGTTATCCAAATACGTTTATTTCAATTGGAAGCTATGACTATATGAGCGGTGTAACGCGTTCTAACCAAGCAGAGCTTCTCATTGAACTGGCCTCAGAGTCAAAGCTTGAGTTAGCTATAGAGGAGCTACAAGCTGAGTTCGAGAGGATTCTTGATGATGATAATGAAAATACTGTAGTGAACGTTCAGGAGCTACAAACGAATGGACCTCCAACGAATAATAATATAGATATCGATTTATTTTCAAACGATATGGATAAGCTTGCTGAAGCGGCACAAATGGTTGAAGAGCTTATGCTACAAAGAGATGACGTTAAATATGTCATAAATAATATGGAGGATAAGCAGCAGCAGTGGACGGTTCACCTTGATGCTCAGAGAATTAATGAACTAGGTGTTTCTCCATTTATGATTTTAGGTATGGTCAATGAACAGTTAGCTCCAATTGAGTTAGACTCGTATACATTAGATGGAACTGAGCAGAAGCTTCGTATCGCCTATGATAGAGCTTTAGAGGGCAAGGAGGAGCTGGAGAGCCTGAGGTTTTTCACTCAGGAGGGACTGGTCCAGTTAAATGATCTAGCAGAGGTTAGAGAGGAGCTTACCCCTACCTCTATTCAAAGCTTAAATCAGAGAACGTTTGCCCGTGTTTCCGCTCAAATCATCGGGGACGATCTCTTTGGAGTTTCTGGTGCAGTTTCGGAGGCTGTTCGTCAGCTCGACCTTCCGGAAGGAGTATCCTTAGAGTCAGGCGGAGGAAGTGATGAAACGCTACAAACCATACAGGATCTGATCGTTGCCATTACGATTGCTGTAGGTTTGGTGTATCTTACGATGCTAGTATTTTTCGGAAAAGCTAGGGTTCCATTTATCATTTTAACTTCCATATTGTTTGTCCCTATTGGCTCTATATTAGCCCTATTGCTTGTCAATGAGCCAATGTCCATGAGTGCGATGATCGGTTTGCTCATGCTTGTTGGAATTGTGGTGACAAACGCTATTGTGCTAGTTGATCGAATTAATCAAAATCGTGCTGCTGGTATGAGGATGAATGACGCGTTAGTGGAGGCTGGAAAAACAAGGCTACGTCCGATTTTAATGACGGCATTAGCTACTATTGCAGCACTTTTACCATTAGCTTTTGCTACACCAGAGGGTGGACTGATTTCTAAGGGACTTGCTTTAGTGGTAATCGGTGGCTTGACTACTTCAACCCTGCTAACTCTTATTTTTGTACCTGTTATCTATAGTCTTGCGTTTTATAAAGAATCAAAGCTTGAACGATAA
- a CDS encoding sigma factor-like helix-turn-helix DNA-binding protein translates to MTTPKKVYALLKDKHHIAARRYTGDYTASDILLDLDYAISLANLTQRQKELLEYLFEMDFTQEETAVKLGVRQHTVSANLQAALKKIAAVYSSWFE, encoded by the coding sequence TTGACTACGCCAAAAAAAGTCTACGCCTTATTAAAGGACAAGCATCATATAGCAGCTCGACGATATACAGGAGATTATACAGCATCAGATATACTCCTTGATTTAGATTATGCCATATCACTAGCTAACCTTACCCAAAGGCAAAAGGAACTGCTTGAATATCTGTTTGAGATGGATTTTACCCAAGAGGAAACAGCAGTAAAGCTCGGTGTTAGACAGCATACTGTAAGTGCAAACCTACAGGCAGCTTTGAAGAAAATCGCTGCTGTATATAGCAGTTGGTTTGAATAG
- a CDS encoding phage tail sheath family protein yields MSAGTWTTQNKVRPGAYVNFKSEARPLGAVGDRGTVTMALPLSWGAAKSVTAIEAGDDTRSTLGYDLTSPELLVVREALKRAKTVLLYRLNTGTPATATVGELTATAKFGGLRGNDVSIVINESLDEEDRFDVQTLVAGEVVDVQTVGQIEQLAANDWVVFSGTGELEETAGVPLSGGANGTVTNQDYVDYLAAIEVHEFETVALTSTDNALKETFVSFCKRLREDEGKKIQIVVENYPLADYEGVISVRNGVVLADGTELTAAQATAWVAGASAGAQVNESLTHTAYDGAVDVLPKHTNTQIIQALQQGEFIFTHRNGRAIVEQDINSLHSFTPAKNKEFSKNRVVRVLDGINQDFVRIFSDFYIGKVDNNEDGRSLLQNECVNYLNILQNMNAIQNFASQTDISVVQGADIDSVYIETYVQPVDAIEKIYVQVTVR; encoded by the coding sequence ATGTCAGCAGGAACATGGACAACTCAAAATAAAGTACGCCCAGGTGCGTATGTTAATTTCAAAAGTGAAGCAAGACCTTTAGGAGCTGTAGGAGATCGAGGGACAGTAACGATGGCGCTACCATTAAGCTGGGGAGCAGCTAAATCGGTCACTGCGATTGAAGCAGGGGATGATACACGTAGCACTCTAGGCTATGACCTTACTAGCCCGGAGCTTCTAGTTGTACGAGAAGCACTAAAACGAGCTAAAACAGTCTTATTATACCGTCTAAACACAGGCACACCTGCTACAGCAACAGTTGGTGAGCTTACAGCTACAGCTAAGTTTGGTGGGCTACGAGGAAACGATGTAAGCATCGTAATCAATGAAAGCTTAGATGAAGAAGACCGCTTTGATGTGCAGACCTTAGTAGCTGGAGAGGTAGTAGATGTGCAAACTGTAGGACAGATTGAACAGCTAGCTGCGAACGATTGGGTCGTATTTAGTGGTACTGGTGAGCTGGAAGAAACGGCTGGTGTTCCTCTGTCTGGTGGGGCAAACGGCACAGTTACCAATCAGGATTATGTGGATTATTTAGCAGCTATTGAGGTTCATGAGTTTGAAACTGTGGCTCTTACGTCAACGGACAATGCTTTAAAGGAAACATTTGTCTCCTTCTGTAAGCGTCTGAGAGAAGACGAAGGAAAGAAAATTCAAATTGTAGTGGAAAACTATCCTTTAGCCGATTATGAGGGTGTTATTAGTGTTCGTAACGGTGTTGTGTTAGCTGATGGAACTGAGCTTACAGCAGCTCAAGCTACAGCATGGGTAGCGGGTGCTTCCGCGGGTGCACAGGTAAATGAATCCCTAACTCATACGGCGTATGATGGAGCGGTGGATGTGCTGCCTAAGCATACAAATACGCAAATTATCCAAGCGCTTCAGCAAGGAGAGTTTATCTTTACTCACCGTAATGGTAGAGCGATTGTTGAACAGGATATTAACTCGTTGCATTCCTTTACTCCAGCTAAAAATAAGGAGTTCTCTAAGAACCGTGTTGTGCGTGTGCTAGACGGAATTAATCAGGACTTTGTACGTATTTTTAGTGACTTTTATATCGGAAAAGTGGATAACAATGAGGATGGACGTAGCTTATTGCAGAATGAATGCGTCAATTACTTAAATATCTTGCAAAACATGAATGCAATTCAAAACTTTGCTTCACAGACGGATATCAGTGTTGTACAAGGTGCAGATATCGACAGCGTATATATTGAGACATATGTGCAGCCAGTGGATGCAATTGAAAAAATCTACGTCCAAGTGACAGTACGATAA
- a CDS encoding TetR/AcrR family transcriptional regulator — MNTQAGDKVNQILDAAFQVFGTQGFYETKMSEIAEQAGIAKGTIYLYFSSKEELYKAMTERDFQRYLEELHKVVSSEGSFEELLTRIGRHHFYYYLERKEYTRVFFQSPNNDPNMWKMLRAFLQEYVSLIEQLMQRERLQAPHDLALVFSGLLDSFKMEILHSPEMGKEQVEKRISFLVQLFLKGCYELSE, encoded by the coding sequence ATGAACACACAAGCTGGAGATAAAGTAAATCAAATCCTAGACGCTGCTTTTCAGGTGTTTGGCACCCAAGGCTTCTATGAGACAAAGATGTCGGAAATAGCCGAGCAGGCCGGTATTGCCAAAGGCACGATCTATTTATATTTTTCGAGCAAGGAAGAGCTATACAAGGCCATGACTGAACGGGATTTTCAAAGATATTTGGAGGAGCTACACAAGGTTGTTTCCTCAGAAGGGTCTTTTGAAGAGCTATTGACTCGTATTGGCAGACACCATTTTTATTATTATTTAGAACGCAAGGAATATACGAGAGTCTTTTTTCAATCTCCGAATAATGACCCTAATATGTGGAAAATGCTTCGAGCTTTTCTTCAAGAGTATGTTAGCTTGATTGAACAGCTTATGCAAAGGGAGAGGCTTCAAGCGCCACATGATTTGGCTCTCGTTTTCTCCGGGCTGCTTGATTCTTTTAAAATGGAGATATTACACTCACCTGAAATGGGTAAGGAACAAGTCGAGAAAAGAATTTCCTTTCTTGTTCAGCTCTTTTTAAAGGGGTGCTATGAGCTATCAGAATAA
- a CDS encoding phage tail tube protein produces MAFLREQDTISGKHAKAYATINGTQHELFYAKSLETTIEKNKADVPVLGKTNVGKKAAGWSGTGTLTIYYISSLFRDLTLEYIQSGKDFYFDLMIVNEDPASRAGKQTVVLKNCNLDSVIAAKFDATSDDMLEEELSFTFDDYSIPTKFSPVV; encoded by the coding sequence ATGGCATTTTTGAGAGAACAGGATACGATCAGTGGTAAGCATGCCAAGGCGTATGCGACGATTAATGGGACACAGCATGAATTATTTTATGCGAAATCTTTAGAAACAACTATTGAGAAAAACAAAGCGGATGTGCCTGTTTTAGGGAAAACAAACGTTGGTAAAAAGGCAGCGGGCTGGAGTGGTACAGGAACTCTCACGATCTATTATATTTCGTCTTTATTCCGGGACCTTACGCTTGAATATATCCAATCGGGCAAGGATTTTTACTTTGACTTAATGATCGTCAATGAGGATCCAGCTTCACGTGCTGGTAAACAAACCGTTGTTTTGAAGAACTGTAATCTAGATAGTGTCATTGCAGCTAAGTTTGACGCTACCTCAGACGACATGCTGGAGGAAGAGCTATCCTTTACGTTTGATGATTACTCTATTCCTACTAAATTTTCACCTGTTGTTTAA
- a CDS encoding DUF84 family protein, whose translation MQEEIYVGSRNQAKLKAVELAIQELKQKGVDMPTFQVIGVDVPSGVAAQPYSDEETISGALNRCLELKKNYPASLCIGLEGGVQRNHEGLFVCNWGVLLDEHGKKYVASGARVKLPEEVAEGLDNGKELSEMMELYSKRKDIRSKEGAIGILTEGLLDRSTMFAQVTLLLFGQKLHAQDGAYSVAKM comes from the coding sequence ATGCAAGAAGAAATCTATGTAGGTAGTCGAAATCAAGCTAAGCTTAAGGCAGTTGAGCTTGCTATACAGGAATTAAAGCAAAAGGGAGTGGATATGCCAACCTTTCAGGTTATCGGAGTAGATGTTCCGTCTGGTGTAGCCGCACAGCCTTACTCTGATGAGGAAACAATTTCAGGGGCTTTAAATCGTTGCTTGGAGCTGAAAAAGAACTATCCAGCTTCTCTATGTATTGGTCTAGAAGGAGGAGTACAGCGGAACCATGAGGGACTGTTCGTTTGTAACTGGGGTGTTCTGCTTGACGAGCACGGAAAGAAGTACGTAGCTTCAGGAGCAAGGGTTAAATTGCCTGAAGAAGTTGCAGAAGGCTTAGATAACGGTAAGGAATTAAGTGAAATGATGGAACTGTATAGTAAGAGGAAGGATATTCGTAGTAAAGAAGGAGCCATCGGTATCCTTACGGAAGGCTTACTCGATCGCTCCACTATGTTTGCTCAGGTTACACTCCTGCTCTTTGGGCAAAAGCTACATGCTCAAGACGGAGCTTATTCGGTAGCAAAAATGTAA
- a CDS encoding phage tail terminator family protein, whose product MEKMDEEQLLQSEGGVQAIIDHVAATLRRHFPDLAVLEDEPDEDAPEGVPATPYFLVLLDKVTHTQELGHRYFRQHNVLLQYVKSEAKNRDLHQMAEKLYDYMETISAGADQYKGSSMEHEVKEGVLHFSVEYSSYVVRQREPVPKMQQIEQEGYVHG is encoded by the coding sequence ATGGAAAAGATGGACGAGGAACAACTCCTTCAATCCGAAGGTGGGGTCCAAGCAATCATTGACCATGTAGCTGCTACCCTACGCAGGCACTTTCCCGATCTTGCTGTATTGGAGGATGAGCCTGATGAGGATGCTCCTGAAGGCGTCCCTGCAACTCCATACTTTCTCGTGCTGTTAGACAAGGTAACGCATACTCAGGAATTAGGTCACCGTTACTTTCGTCAACACAACGTGCTGCTTCAGTACGTCAAGTCGGAAGCAAAGAATCGTGACTTGCATCAGATGGCCGAGAAATTATACGACTATATGGAGACCATTTCAGCGGGGGCAGATCAGTACAAGGGAAGCTCCATGGAGCATGAAGTGAAGGAAGGGGTCCTACACTTTTCAGTAGAGTACAGCTCGTATGTTGTACGTCAAAGAGAGCCAGTACCAAAAATGCAGCAGATTGAACAGGAGGGATATGTGCATGGCTAG